The following coding sequences lie in one Longimicrobiaceae bacterium genomic window:
- a CDS encoding DUF86 domain-containing protein → MSLSPLEYLRHMLVEARFLTAQTQGLTREEMMEDEVLRRALVRSIEIIGEAAKQVPGEWRELHPEFEWRLMAGMRDRLIHGYFGIDYRVVWNVATREAVPLAQRIEQILASENETAG, encoded by the coding sequence ATGTCCTTGTCGCCGCTTGAATATCTGCGGCACATGCTGGTGGAGGCGCGGTTCTTGACCGCCCAGACCCAGGGGCTCACGCGCGAGGAGATGATGGAGGACGAGGTGCTCCGCCGTGCGCTGGTCCGCAGCATCGAGATCATCGGCGAAGCCGCGAAGCAGGTGCCCGGTGAATGGCGCGAGCTGCATCCGGAGTTCGAGTGGCGGTTGATGGCGGGGATGCGCGACCGCCTGATCCACGGCTACTTCGGGATCGACTACCGGGTGGTCTGGAACGTCGCCACCAGGGAAGCCGTACCGCTCGCGCAGCGCATCGAGCAGATCCTTGCCTCGGAAAACGAAACGGCCGGCTGA